The Halogranum gelatinilyticum genome contains a region encoding:
- a CDS encoding ABC transporter ATP-binding protein: protein MATLEIKNLHAEVAEEDGEQILRGVDLTVSSGEIHALMGPNGSGKSTTSKVIAGHPAYRVTEGEVLLHLEQGDFGDDFDIPEDKASWNLLDLEPNERAALGIFLAFQYPAEIEGVTMTNFLRTALNAKLEEREELFEDDDGEDAEEEESGYDTSPMEGNVDDGEVGVAEFQQIMQEKMELLDMDSKFATRYLNAGFSGGEKKQNEVLQAAILEPSIAVLDEIDSGLDIDRLQDVSNGINALRDEQGTGILQITHYQRILDYVEPDHVHIMLDGKVVKSGDASLAEELEDKGYDWVREEVYEAA, encoded by the coding sequence ATGGCAACACTCGAAATCAAAAACCTCCACGCAGAGGTCGCAGAGGAGGACGGCGAACAGATTCTCCGGGGCGTCGATCTGACGGTCAGTTCCGGCGAGATTCACGCACTGATGGGTCCGAACGGGTCCGGCAAGTCTACCACGTCGAAGGTCATCGCCGGTCACCCGGCGTACCGCGTCACCGAGGGTGAGGTACTGCTTCACCTCGAACAGGGCGACTTCGGCGACGACTTCGACATCCCCGAGGACAAGGCGTCGTGGAACCTTCTCGACCTCGAACCCAACGAGCGGGCCGCACTGGGTATCTTCCTTGCGTTCCAGTACCCCGCCGAGATCGAGGGTGTCACGATGACGAACTTCCTCCGTACGGCACTCAACGCCAAGCTCGAAGAGCGCGAGGAGCTCTTCGAGGACGACGACGGCGAGGACGCGGAAGAAGAGGAGTCCGGCTACGACACCTCCCCGATGGAGGGCAACGTCGACGACGGCGAGGTCGGCGTCGCAGAGTTCCAGCAGATCATGCAGGAGAAGATGGAACTGCTCGACATGGACTCCAAGTTCGCGACCCGCTATCTCAACGCCGGCTTCTCCGGCGGCGAGAAGAAGCAGAACGAGGTCCTCCAGGCCGCCATCCTCGAGCCCTCGATTGCCGTGCTCGACGAGATCGACTCCGGGCTGGACATCGACCGTCTGCAGGACGTCTCCAACGGCATCAACGCCCTCCGCGACGAGCAGGGCACCGGTATCCTCCAGATTACGCACTACCAGCGGATCCTCGACTACGTCGAACCCGACCACGTCCACATCATGCTCGACGGCAAGGTCGTCAAGAGCGGTGACGCCAGCCTCGCCGAAGAGCTTGAGGACAAGGGGTACGACTGGGTCCGCGAGGAAGTCTACGAGGCTGCATAA
- the sufB gene encoding Fe-S cluster assembly protein SufB — MSSDQDHLKETDTEARFEFKKEQKSSFQAEKGLTEETIRVISEDKDEPEWMLQRRLRALKQFQKMPMPTDWPGQPDLSEVDVDEIVPYIRPDVETRGGVDDWTDLPDDIKDTFDKLGIPEAEKNALSGVGAQYESEVVYQNMQEQWEEKGVIFCNMDKAVQEHEEIVKEYFMTKCVPPSDNKFAALHGAIWSGGSFVYVPEDVTVEMPVQAYFRMNSEGMGQFEHTLIVAEKGSEVHYIEGCSAPKYSAFNLHSGGVEVFVGEDAHVQYSTVQNWSKNTYNLNTKRAIVEKNGRMEWISGSMGSKATMLYPASILKGRGASDNHITIAFAGEGQNIDTGAKVYHNAPETKSTIESKSISKDGGRTNYRGLVHIANGAKNSSTSVECDALMFDNESTSDTMPYMEINESTVDVAHEATVGKIGDEDVFYLQSRGLDDDDAKQMIVSGFIEPITEELPIEYAVELNRLVELEMEGSLG; from the coding sequence ATGAGCTCAGATCAAGACCACCTCAAAGAGACAGACACGGAAGCTCGCTTCGAGTTCAAGAAGGAGCAGAAGTCGTCGTTCCAGGCCGAGAAGGGCCTGACCGAGGAGACGATTCGCGTCATCTCCGAGGACAAAGACGAACCCGAGTGGATGCTCCAGCGTCGACTGCGCGCGCTGAAGCAGTTCCAGAAGATGCCGATGCCGACCGACTGGCCCGGCCAGCCGGACCTCTCGGAAGTCGACGTCGACGAGATCGTCCCGTACATCCGTCCCGACGTCGAGACCCGCGGCGGTGTCGACGACTGGACCGACCTGCCGGACGACATCAAGGACACCTTCGACAAGCTGGGTATCCCGGAAGCCGAGAAGAACGCCCTCTCGGGCGTCGGTGCCCAGTACGAGTCGGAAGTCGTCTACCAGAACATGCAGGAGCAGTGGGAGGAGAAGGGCGTCATCTTCTGCAACATGGACAAGGCCGTCCAGGAGCACGAAGAGATCGTCAAGGAGTACTTCATGACGAAGTGCGTCCCCCCGAGCGACAACAAGTTCGCGGCACTCCACGGTGCCATCTGGTCCGGCGGCTCGTTCGTCTACGTCCCCGAGGACGTGACGGTCGAGATGCCCGTCCAGGCGTACTTCCGCATGAACTCCGAGGGCATGGGCCAGTTCGAGCACACCCTCATCGTCGCCGAGAAGGGCAGCGAAGTCCACTACATCGAAGGCTGCAGTGCGCCGAAGTACTCGGCGTTCAACCTGCACTCCGGCGGTGTCGAGGTCTTCGTCGGTGAGGACGCCCACGTCCAGTACTCGACCGTCCAGAACTGGTCGAAGAACACCTACAACCTCAACACCAAGCGCGCCATCGTCGAGAAGAACGGCCGCATGGAGTGGATCTCCGGCAGCATGGGTTCGAAAGCGACCATGCTCTACCCGGCCTCTATCCTGAAGGGTCGCGGTGCCTCGGACAACCACATCACCATCGCCTTCGCGGGCGAGGGGCAGAACATCGACACCGGCGCGAAGGTCTACCACAACGCCCCGGAGACGAAGTCGACCATCGAGTCCAAGTCCATCTCGAAGGACGGCGGCCGCACCAACTACCGTGGGCTCGTCCACATCGCCAACGGCGCGAAGAACTCCTCGACCTCCGTCGAGTGTGACGCGCTGATGTTCGACAACGAGTCCACCTCGGACACGATGCCGTACATGGAGATCAACGAGTCCACCGTCGACGTCGCCCACGAGGCAACAGTGGGTAAAATCGGCGACGAGGACGTCTTCTACCTCCAGAGCCGTGGCCTCGACGACGACGACGCCAAGCAGATGATCGTCTCGGGCTTCATCGAGCCGATCACGGAGGAACTGCCCATCGAGTACGCGGTCGAACTCAACCGCCTCGTCGAACTCGAGATGGAGGGGAGCCTCGGGTAG
- the sufD gene encoding Fe-S cluster assembly protein SufD: MSSKALPADLSEETVRAISDERDEPEWLLEARLDALSALETLDLPDVIQTPGRRWTNLEALDFEELVDPLNAADTTERVTAEGIKVLSFTEALDSHEDVVRDAFGSVVDPQSNYLTALSAALFTTGTLIYVPEDVDAEDVKIRAEMNSRSLFSHTLVVTEKSSSVTILEAIESGDEVDGARYFSNLVEIVAGENSYVQYGSLQNLDEETYTYTLKRGDAGTYSTINWIEGNLGSRLTRSDIETELNGDSSETKIVGAFFGHDDQHLDVNARVWHKAEHTTADLVTRGVLDDEARSVYEGVQDVGRDAWDTSSFQRENTLMLSDDSEADASPKLIINNHDTEASHAATVGQVDKEELFYMLSRSIPEEQARNMLVEGFFVPVLEEISVDEFREDLQELIAARLR; the protein is encoded by the coding sequence ATGTCGAGTAAGGCACTTCCTGCGGACCTCTCCGAAGAGACGGTTCGCGCGATCTCCGACGAACGAGACGAGCCGGAGTGGCTCCTCGAGGCACGCCTCGACGCGCTCTCCGCGCTCGAGACGCTCGACCTTCCGGACGTCATCCAGACGCCCGGCCGTCGCTGGACGAACCTCGAGGCGCTCGACTTCGAGGAGCTCGTCGACCCGCTGAACGCGGCCGACACCACGGAGCGTGTCACCGCCGAGGGTATCAAGGTGCTCTCCTTCACGGAGGCACTCGACAGCCACGAGGACGTCGTCCGCGACGCCTTCGGCTCGGTCGTCGACCCGCAGTCGAACTACCTGACGGCACTCTCTGCCGCGCTGTTCACCACCGGCACGCTCATCTACGTCCCCGAGGACGTCGACGCCGAGGACGTGAAGATCCGCGCCGAGATGAACTCCCGGTCGCTGTTCAGCCACACGCTCGTCGTCACCGAGAAGTCCTCGTCGGTCACCATCCTCGAAGCCATCGAGAGTGGTGACGAGGTCGACGGTGCGCGGTACTTCTCGAACCTCGTCGAGATCGTCGCCGGTGAGAACTCCTACGTCCAGTACGGTTCGTTGCAGAACCTGGACGAGGAGACCTACACCTACACGCTCAAGCGTGGCGACGCCGGCACGTACTCGACGATCAACTGGATCGAGGGCAACCTCGGTTCGCGGCTGACCCGCAGCGACATCGAGACGGAACTCAACGGCGACTCCTCGGAGACGAAGATCGTCGGTGCGTTCTTCGGTCACGACGACCAGCATCTCGACGTCAACGCACGTGTCTGGCACAAGGCCGAGCACACGACAGCCGACCTCGTGACCCGTGGCGTCCTCGACGACGAGGCACGCTCGGTCTACGAGGGTGTCCAGGACGTCGGCCGCGACGCCTGGGACACGAGCTCGTTCCAGCGTGAGAACACGCTGATGCTCTCTGATGACTCCGAGGCCGACGCCTCCCCGAAGCTCATCATCAACAACCACGACACCGAAGCGTCGCACGCGGCGACGGTCGGTCAGGTGGACAAAGAAGAGCTGTTCTACATGCTCTCGCGCTCCATCCCGGAGGAGCAGGCGCGCAATATGCTCGTGGAGGGCTTCTTCGTGCCCGTCCTCGAGGAGATCTCGGTCGACGAGTTCCGCGAGGACCTCCAAGAACTCATCGCCGCGCGTCTCCGGTAA
- a CDS encoding rubrerythrin, which yields MSVGNQVTSDHQLARLLQIGIVLEEVVEARAYHHYQSLEEEDRELDEELEQLLEHAAEESAEHRKRLEAVIDDLDAESIPFKDIEKLVEAKYGKTKPEDFDGVLYDQLCNEETAYKFYDDLIAGVETSDATFSVDREELLDVLRGIREEEAKGVEEVTKIMETRE from the coding sequence GTGAGCGTGGGCAACCAGGTCACCTCCGACCACCAGCTCGCTCGCCTGCTCCAGATCGGTATCGTCCTGGAGGAGGTCGTCGAGGCGCGGGCGTACCACCACTACCAGTCGCTCGAAGAGGAGGACCGCGAACTGGACGAGGAGTTAGAGCAGTTGCTCGAACACGCCGCCGAGGAGTCCGCCGAGCACCGCAAGCGGCTCGAGGCCGTCATCGACGACCTCGACGCCGAGAGCATCCCGTTCAAGGACATCGAGAAGCTCGTCGAGGCGAAGTACGGCAAGACGAAGCCCGAGGACTTCGACGGCGTGCTCTACGACCAGCTGTGCAACGAGGAGACGGCGTACAAGTTCTACGACGACCTCATCGCCGGTGTCGAGACCAGTGATGCCACGTTCTCCGTCGACCGCGAGGAGCTGCTCGACGTGCTCCGGGGAATCCGTGAAGAGGAGGCGAAGGGTGTCGAAGAAGTGACCAAGATTATGGAGACTCGGGAATGA
- a CDS encoding metal-dependent transcriptional regulator: MNTADQYVKAIYLIQRMEDGPASTGALADMLDVSPASANEMIGKLEDRGLAEHEKYKGVQLTDEGIVRARDALQTYCIIERFLANVLDVEEFRAEARELESVIDDTVADRLDTIIDRNTECPDCFDAETDACRYLELENENPAD, encoded by the coding sequence ATGAATACGGCAGACCAGTACGTCAAAGCGATCTATCTCATCCAGCGGATGGAGGACGGACCGGCATCGACAGGCGCGCTCGCGGATATGCTCGACGTGAGTCCCGCCAGTGCCAACGAGATGATCGGGAAGCTCGAAGACCGCGGTCTCGCCGAGCACGAGAAGTACAAAGGCGTCCAACTGACCGACGAGGGGATCGTCCGCGCCCGCGACGCGCTCCAGACGTACTGTATCATCGAGCGGTTCCTCGCCAACGTCCTCGACGTCGAGGAGTTCCGTGCCGAAGCGCGCGAACTGGAGAGCGTCATCGACGACACCGTCGCTGACCGCCTCGACACCATCATCGACCGTAACACCGAGTGTCCGGACTGTTTCGACGCCGAGACCGACGCCTGTCGGTATCTCGAACTGGAGAACGAGAACCCCGCCGACTGA
- a CDS encoding non-histone chromosomal MC1 family protein, with protein MVRQDGKRNFVLRDESGDTEHVYTGNTPRQAALKAARRLPAAPSEEEIDGKAELRLREKTTQKVHIYDGWAWQEEKPDDGPEWMPDVVTRANVSKQGIEHLE; from the coding sequence ATGGTACGTCAAGACGGCAAGCGAAACTTCGTCCTCCGTGACGAATCGGGCGACACAGAACACGTCTACACCGGCAACACGCCCCGGCAAGCGGCACTGAAGGCGGCACGACGGCTCCCCGCGGCTCCGAGCGAGGAGGAGATCGACGGCAAGGCCGAACTCCGACTTCGGGAGAAGACGACCCAAAAGGTCCACATCTACGACGGCTGGGCCTGGCAGGAAGAGAAACCGGACGACGGCCCGGAGTGGATGCCGGACGTCGTCACGCGGGCGAACGTCTCCAAACAAGGTATCGAACACTTGGAGTGA
- a CDS encoding FkbM family methyltransferase gives MTTLRDVGRRLFRAGRFLVFSGYYAAVGYNHRYELYAPAKRVGDARFRSYELVNKHGRDGLLRALLANCDSGETVVDVGANTGVYSLAVAAARPTARVVAFEPNPAVCEQLRTNVRLNDFEDRVDVRAEGLGSESGTATFYRSTYDELGSFVADNAAGWEARVRDTVEVDVRRLDDLVADGEVPPPDHLKIDVEGFGYDVVTGSLQTIRNHRPVVYFEPHAVADPTRDADAVGDRLRSVGYRIHERENGWVCRPETATETDAGSSGRE, from the coding sequence ATGACCACCCTCCGTGACGTCGGCCGTCGGCTCTTCCGGGCTGGCCGCTTTCTCGTCTTCTCTGGCTACTACGCCGCGGTCGGCTACAACCATCGCTACGAGCTGTACGCACCGGCAAAACGCGTCGGCGACGCACGCTTTCGGAGCTACGAGCTCGTCAACAAACACGGCCGTGACGGTCTCCTCCGAGCACTACTTGCGAACTGCGACTCGGGAGAGACCGTCGTCGACGTCGGTGCGAACACCGGGGTCTACTCGCTGGCGGTCGCAGCAGCGCGGCCGACAGCGCGGGTCGTCGCCTTCGAGCCGAACCCGGCCGTCTGCGAGCAGTTGCGGACGAACGTCCGGCTCAACGACTTCGAGGACCGCGTCGACGTTCGTGCCGAGGGGCTGGGGTCCGAGTCGGGCACCGCGACCTTCTACCGCTCGACCTACGACGAACTCGGCTCGTTCGTCGCCGACAACGCCGCTGGCTGGGAGGCGCGCGTACGGGACACAGTCGAGGTCGACGTCCGTCGTCTCGACGATCTCGTCGCCGACGGCGAGGTCCCGCCACCGGACCATCTGAAGATCGACGTCGAGGGGTTCGGCTACGACGTCGTGACCGGCTCCCTGCAGACGATCCGGAACCACCGGCCCGTCGTCTACTTCGAACCCCACGCCGTCGCCGACCCCACACGCGACGCCGACGCCGTCGGCGACCGACTCCGGTCGGTCGGCTACCGGATTCACGAGCGAGAAAACGGCTGGGTCTGTCGGCCCGAGACGGCGACAGAGACGGACGCCGGGTCCAGTGGCCGGGAGTGA
- a CDS encoding alanyl-tRNA editing protein, which translates to MTDALYLADTEARTFEATVERVADDRVVLDRTCFYPTGGGQPHDTGTLVAADGTEWTVTDVQKKDTIYHTVARDGVDGGTESETPTAGSTVTGHLDLDRRFAHMRYHTAQHLLSAYLLDEYDAETTGNQLYADHAHLDCAYDRFTEDDLADIEAGLNGLVDDALPVRWYELDREEAEATLDPERTRIHLLPDSIREIRIVEIGDETDPYDRTACAGTHVADTADISTVDVTGRKTQGSEHERVHFELH; encoded by the coding sequence ATGACCGACGCGCTGTATCTGGCCGACACCGAGGCGAGGACCTTCGAGGCGACCGTCGAGCGGGTCGCCGACGACCGAGTCGTCCTCGACCGGACCTGCTTCTATCCGACCGGCGGCGGCCAACCCCACGACACGGGCACGCTCGTCGCCGCCGACGGCACCGAGTGGACCGTCACCGACGTCCAGAAGAAGGACACGATCTACCACACCGTTGCTCGCGACGGTGTCGATGGCGGGACCGAAAGCGAGACGCCGACGGCAGGGTCGACCGTCACCGGCCACCTCGACTTGGACCGCCGCTTCGCCCATATGCGTTACCACACGGCCCAGCATCTCCTCTCGGCGTATCTCCTCGACGAGTACGACGCCGAGACCACGGGCAACCAACTCTACGCCGACCACGCACATCTCGACTGCGCCTACGACCGGTTCACCGAGGACGACCTCGCCGACATCGAGGCGGGCTTGAACGGTCTCGTCGACGACGCGCTCCCCGTCCGGTGGTACGAACTCGACCGCGAGGAGGCCGAGGCGACGCTCGACCCCGAGCGGACGCGGATCCACCTCCTGCCCGACTCCATCCGGGAGATCAGAATCGTCGAAATCGGCGACGAGACTGACCCCTACGACCGGACGGCCTGTGCCGGGACGCACGTCGCCGACACCGCCGACATCAGCACCGTCGACGTGACCGGCCGGAAGACACAGGGGAGCGAGCACGAACGAGTCCACTTCGAACTCCACTGA